The Nocardioides panzhihuensis genome has a segment encoding these proteins:
- the gyrB gene encoding DNA topoisomerase (ATP-hydrolyzing) subunit B produces the protein MPDDKTAGGVAYDASAIQVLEGLEAVRKRPGMYIGSTGARGLHHLIWEIVDNAVDEALAGYCDTIKVTLREDGWVSVSDNGRGIPTDTAAGQDIPAATLALTVLHAGGKFGGGGYKVSGGLHGVGSSVVNALSTSLHMEIKNRGRLWEQQFTSGVPDYDLREVRELEEGERTGTTISWNASSDIFESTEYNLETISSHFRETAFLNKGLRIELRDERPQASAIAEAVEDGTVEQDTDGADELHSSGNGERVLEQSFYYERGLADYVDHLNKRKTPVSSIIAFETDTDEKASNPMSVEIAMQWQASSYNESVHTFANTVNTPGGGTHEEGFRAALTTLINRWGEEWGQIKKKEDRLTGDDIREGLTAIISVKISEPQFEGQTKDKLGNTEVKGFVQGAVNDQLGAWLEENPAEGKEIIRKSMAAASARIAARKARDLARNRKGIGGGGGLPGKLADCQSTNPEECEIFVVEGDSAGGSAKSGRDPRIQAILPIRGKILNVEKARIDKVLANQEVQSIISALGTGVHDDFDINRLRYHKIVMMADADVDGHHINTLLLTLLFRFMKPLIEQGYVYLAQPPLYRLRWNKPAEHEFVYSDSERDALMRDGLEQGKKLPKENAVQRYKGLGEMNADELWETTMDPSQRLLLQVTLEDAAHADEIFSILMGEDVAERRSFIQRNAKDVRFLDI, from the coding sequence ATGCCGGACGACAAGACCGCAGGCGGAGTCGCATACGACGCGTCTGCCATCCAGGTTCTCGAAGGGCTGGAAGCGGTCCGCAAACGACCGGGTATGTACATCGGCTCGACCGGGGCCCGCGGACTGCACCACCTGATCTGGGAGATCGTGGACAACGCGGTCGACGAGGCCCTCGCCGGCTACTGCGACACCATCAAGGTGACGCTGCGCGAGGACGGCTGGGTGAGCGTCTCCGACAACGGCCGAGGCATCCCGACCGACACCGCGGCCGGCCAGGACATCCCCGCCGCGACCCTGGCGCTGACCGTGCTGCACGCCGGTGGCAAGTTCGGCGGAGGCGGCTACAAGGTCTCCGGTGGTCTGCACGGCGTGGGCTCCTCCGTGGTGAACGCGCTCTCGACCAGCCTCCACATGGAGATCAAGAACCGGGGCCGGCTGTGGGAGCAGCAGTTCACCAGCGGCGTACCCGACTACGACCTTCGTGAGGTGCGTGAGCTCGAAGAGGGTGAGCGCACCGGCACCACGATCTCGTGGAACGCCTCGAGCGACATCTTCGAGTCGACCGAGTACAACCTCGAGACGATCTCGAGCCACTTCCGCGAGACCGCGTTCCTGAACAAGGGGCTGCGGATCGAGCTGCGCGACGAGCGGCCGCAGGCGTCCGCGATCGCCGAGGCGGTCGAGGACGGCACCGTCGAGCAGGACACCGACGGCGCCGACGAGCTGCACAGCTCCGGCAACGGCGAGCGGGTCCTGGAGCAGTCCTTCTACTACGAGCGCGGCTTGGCCGACTACGTCGACCACCTGAACAAGCGCAAGACCCCGGTCTCCAGCATCATCGCCTTCGAGACGGATACCGACGAGAAGGCGTCCAACCCGATGAGCGTCGAGATCGCCATGCAGTGGCAGGCGTCCTCGTACAACGAGTCGGTCCACACCTTCGCCAACACGGTCAACACCCCCGGCGGCGGCACCCACGAAGAGGGCTTCCGCGCCGCGCTCACCACCCTGATCAACCGCTGGGGCGAGGAGTGGGGCCAGATCAAGAAGAAGGAAGACCGGCTCACCGGTGACGACATCCGTGAGGGTCTCACCGCGATCATCTCGGTGAAGATCAGCGAGCCGCAGTTCGAGGGCCAGACCAAGGACAAGCTCGGCAACACCGAGGTCAAGGGCTTCGTGCAGGGAGCGGTCAACGACCAGCTCGGTGCCTGGCTGGAGGAGAACCCGGCCGAGGGCAAGGAGATCATCCGCAAGTCGATGGCTGCCGCCTCGGCCCGGATCGCCGCCCGCAAGGCCCGCGACCTCGCCCGCAACCGCAAGGGCATCGGCGGCGGCGGTGGTCTGCCCGGCAAGCTCGCCGACTGCCAGTCGACCAACCCCGAAGAGTGCGAGATCTTCGTCGTCGAGGGTGACTCCGCGGGCGGCTCGGCCAAGTCCGGCCGCGACCCGCGCATCCAGGCGATCCTCCCGATCCGAGGCAAGATCCTCAACGTCGAGAAGGCGCGGATCGACAAGGTGCTCGCCAACCAGGAGGTCCAGTCGATCATCTCCGCGCTGGGCACCGGCGTCCACGACGACTTCGACATCAACCGGCTGCGCTACCACAAGATCGTGATGATGGCCGACGCCGACGTCGACGGTCACCACATCAACACCCTGCTGCTGACGCTGCTGTTCCGGTTCATGAAGCCGCTGATCGAGCAGGGCTACGTCTACCTCGCCCAGCCGCCGCTCTACCGGCTGCGCTGGAACAAGCCGGCCGAGCACGAGTTCGTCTACTCCGACTCCGAGCGCGACGCGCTCATGCGCGACGGTCTCGAGCAGGGCAAGAAGCTGCCCAAGGAGAACGCGGTCCAGCGCTACAAGGGTCTGGGTGAGATGAACGCCGACGAGCTGTGGGAGACCACGATGGACCCGTCGCAGCGACTGCTGCTCCAGGTCACCCTCGAGGACGCCGCTCATGCCGACGAGATCTTCTCCATCCTCATGGGTGAGGACGTCGCCGAGCGACGCTCCTTCATTCAGCGCAACGCCAAGGACGTCCGATTCCTCGATATCTGA
- the gyrA gene encoding DNA gyrase subunit A, which produces MTQTPPEGPGQTSAGGRIETVELQSSMQASYIDYAMAVIVGRALPDVRDGLKPVHRRVLYAMYDGGYRPDRGHSKCARVVGEVMGNYHPHGDSAIYDTLVRLAQPWVLRNPLIHGQGNFGSPGNDPAAAMRYTECRMAPLALEMVRDITEDTVDFGPNYDGRSQEPAILPARFPNLLVNGSAGIAVGMATNIPPHNLREVASGAKWSLEHPDATREELQDALLERIKGPDFPNGALIAGREGIEQAYRTGRGSITQRAVIEVDEDAKGRTNLVITELPYMVNPDNLAQKIADLADTGKVQGIADVKDNTSSRTGQQLVVVLKRDAVARVVLNNLFKHTELQTNFSANMLALVDGVPRTLTLDQFISHWVEHQIDVIRRRTAFRLRKAEEDAHIWRGLVKALDQLDAVIALIRSSPEVDDARQGLIRLLEIDEIQANAILDMQLRRLAALERQKIVDRLADLEVIIADLEDILANVARQRRIVGEELDEIVAKYGDDRRTQIIAADGDLSMEDLIPDEELVVSITRGGYAKRTLAGEYRTQKRGGKGVRGATLRGDDVVEHFIATTNHHWLLFFTTAGRVYRIKAYNLPEAARDAKGGHVAGLLSFQPDESIAQVLAIRDYDQAPYLVLATRSGLIKKTRLADYNSPRQAGVIAINFREDDDELIGAELVNSEDDILLVSRKGQAIRFRADDGQLRPMGRATSGVTGMKFREGDSLLSMSVIRAEHVAAEIAAGLSEANEDTADVAAPVSGAESPDEVKEQFVFTMTDGGFAKRTKISDYRLQSRGGLGIKTMALANADRGGLVGAFIVVDGDEILSITATGQVVRSPINADFRATGRSTQGVKFVSPKKGDSVAVVARSIEATEVDDEAVAGTEVADDVTIGGDGEHGASSESTTEDES; this is translated from the coding sequence GTGACCCAGACTCCTCCGGAAGGCCCCGGGCAGACCAGTGCCGGCGGCCGGATCGAGACCGTTGAGCTGCAGTCCTCGATGCAGGCCAGCTACATCGACTACGCCATGGCCGTCATCGTCGGCCGGGCGCTGCCCGACGTACGCGACGGCCTGAAGCCCGTCCACCGCCGGGTGCTCTACGCGATGTACGACGGGGGCTACCGCCCCGACCGCGGGCACTCCAAGTGCGCCCGTGTCGTCGGTGAGGTGATGGGTAACTACCACCCCCACGGCGACTCGGCGATCTACGACACCCTGGTCCGGCTCGCGCAGCCGTGGGTGCTGCGCAACCCGCTGATCCACGGCCAGGGCAACTTCGGCTCGCCCGGCAACGACCCGGCCGCGGCCATGCGTTACACCGAGTGCCGGATGGCGCCGCTGGCGCTGGAGATGGTCCGCGACATCACCGAGGACACCGTCGACTTCGGTCCCAACTACGACGGCCGCTCCCAGGAGCCGGCCATCCTGCCGGCGCGGTTCCCCAACCTGCTGGTCAACGGCTCGGCCGGCATCGCGGTCGGGATGGCGACCAACATCCCGCCGCACAACCTGCGTGAGGTCGCCTCCGGCGCCAAGTGGTCGCTCGAGCACCCCGACGCCACGCGTGAGGAGCTCCAGGACGCGCTCCTCGAGCGCATCAAGGGCCCGGACTTCCCCAACGGCGCGCTGATCGCCGGCCGCGAGGGCATCGAGCAGGCCTACCGCACCGGCCGCGGCTCGATCACCCAGCGCGCGGTGATCGAGGTCGACGAGGACGCCAAGGGCCGCACCAACCTGGTGATCACCGAGCTCCCCTACATGGTGAACCCGGACAACCTCGCCCAGAAGATCGCCGACCTCGCCGACACCGGCAAGGTGCAGGGCATCGCGGACGTCAAGGACAACACCTCCTCCCGCACCGGGCAGCAGCTCGTGGTCGTGCTCAAGCGTGATGCGGTCGCTCGCGTCGTACTCAACAACCTGTTCAAGCACACCGAGCTGCAGACCAACTTCTCCGCCAACATGCTGGCGCTGGTCGACGGGGTGCCGCGCACCCTGACCCTCGACCAGTTCATCTCCCACTGGGTCGAGCACCAGATCGACGTCATCCGGAGGCGTACGGCATTCCGGCTGCGCAAGGCCGAGGAAGACGCCCACATCTGGCGCGGTCTGGTCAAGGCGCTCGACCAGCTCGACGCTGTCATCGCGCTGATCCGTTCCTCCCCCGAGGTCGACGACGCCCGCCAGGGCCTGATCCGGCTGCTCGAGATCGACGAGATCCAGGCCAACGCGATCCTCGACATGCAGCTGCGACGCCTGGCGGCGCTGGAGCGGCAGAAGATCGTCGACCGTCTCGCCGACCTCGAGGTCATCATCGCCGACCTCGAGGACATCCTCGCCAACGTCGCCCGCCAGCGTCGGATCGTCGGAGAGGAGCTCGACGAGATCGTCGCGAAGTACGGCGACGACCGCCGCACGCAGATCATCGCGGCCGACGGGGACCTCTCCATGGAGGACCTCATCCCCGACGAGGAGCTGGTGGTCTCGATCACCCGCGGCGGCTACGCCAAGCGCACCCTCGCGGGTGAGTACCGCACCCAGAAGCGCGGTGGAAAGGGCGTACGCGGCGCCACCCTGCGCGGCGACGACGTGGTCGAGCACTTCATCGCGACCACCAACCACCACTGGCTGCTCTTCTTCACCACTGCCGGCCGGGTCTACCGGATCAAGGCCTACAACCTGCCCGAGGCGGCGCGTGACGCCAAGGGTGGTCACGTCGCCGGACTGCTCTCGTTCCAGCCGGACGAGTCGATCGCTCAGGTGCTCGCGATCCGCGACTACGACCAGGCGCCCTATCTCGTGCTGGCGACCCGCTCCGGTCTGATCAAGAAGACCCGGCTCGCGGACTACAACTCGCCTCGTCAGGCGGGTGTCATCGCGATCAACTTCCGCGAGGACGACGACGAGCTGATCGGCGCCGAGCTGGTCAATTCCGAGGACGACATCCTGCTGGTCTCCCGCAAGGGCCAGGCGATCCGGTTCCGCGCCGACGACGGTCAGCTGCGGCCGATGGGTCGGGCGACCTCGGGTGTCACCGGCATGAAGTTCCGTGAGGGCGACTCGCTGCTGTCGATGTCGGTCATCCGGGCCGAGCACGTCGCCGCCGAGATCGCGGCCGGGCTCTCCGAGGCCAACGAGGACACCGCCGACGTCGCCGCTCCCGTCTCGGGCGCCGAGTCGCCGGACGAGGTCAAGGAGCAGTTCGTCTTCACCATGACCGACGGCGGCTTCGCCAAGCGTACGAAGATCTCCGACTACCGGCTGCAGTCCCGCGGCGGTCTGGGCATCAAGACGATGGCCCTGGCCAACGCCGACCGCGGCGGCCTGGTCGGAGCGTTCATCGTGGTCGACGGCGACGAGATCCTCTCGATCACCGCGACCGGTCAGGTCGTACGCAGCCCGATCAACGCCGACTTCCGGGCCACCGGTCGCTCCACGCAGGGCGTCAAGTTCGTCTCGCCCAAGAAGGGCGACTCGGTCGCTGTCGTAGCCCGCTCCATCGAGGCCACTGAGGTCGACGATGAAGCTGTCGCCGGGACAGAGGTTGCAGATGATGTCACAATCGGTGGAGACGGCGAGCACGGAGCGTCGTCCGAATCGACCACGGAAGATGAATCCTGA
- a CDS encoding DUF3566 domain-containing protein, with product MTDRTADNTTGGVAMTERNETAQPVTQRLTGTVANAASEFKRTTSAAASAVASTARTSGPAGAERAAAGGSSRRARLSLSRIDPWSVMKMAFLLSIALSVVVIVAVFVIWSVLGAAGVWDAINQAVKDVVGDSSAGWNVQDYLGLSRIMGFTMVVSVVNIVLMTAVATLSAFLYNMAAALLGGVEVELTEN from the coding sequence ATGACGGACCGCACCGCCGACAACACGACCGGGGGAGTCGCGATGACCGAGCGGAACGAGACCGCACAGCCGGTGACCCAGCGGCTCACGGGCACGGTCGCCAACGCGGCCAGTGAGTTCAAGCGCACGACCTCGGCAGCCGCCTCCGCGGTGGCCTCGACCGCCCGCACATCCGGCCCTGCCGGTGCGGAGCGGGCCGCGGCCGGCGGGTCGTCGCGCCGGGCCCGGCTGAGCTTGAGCCGGATCGACCCCTGGTCGGTCATGAAGATGGCCTTCCTGCTCTCGATCGCGCTCAGCGTCGTGGTGATCGTCGCAGTCTTCGTCATCTGGTCGGTGCTCGGTGCCGCCGGCGTGTGGGACGCGATCAACCAGGCGGTCAAGGACGTCGTCGGTGACTCCAGCGCCGGCTGGAACGTGCAGGACTATCTCGGCCTCTCCCGCATCATGGGCTTCACCATGGTCGTCTCGGTGGTCAACATCGTCTTGATGACGGCGGTGGCCACGCTGTCCGCGTTCCTCTACAACATGGCAGCCGCGCTGCTCGGCGGCGTCGAGGTCGAACTCACCGAGAACTGA
- a CDS encoding MBL fold metallo-hydrolase, with product MTSDPTASPATPTSRELIGAVSGFGRGMLRPRRPDERLLASITDAGLPRGDCTVTVRTMPQVPRSLPAGGLIEGAGLLRSVRNAMTCFIVIHPEATFVVDPSYCRDAPGRVLTELPGLLRRLVAPPIDTVPTVDSLRSAQIQPDFALPTHAHWDHVCGLLDLPGLPVRLRTIERDWILGPGRPPVGGVRPALTDGRAVETYDLDGPPVATFTASHDLFGDSSVLLVELAGHTPGSIGVLARTPSGWVLIAGDAAWHYDQVDLIRQKPAFPGDLVDEDRDAAFATLHRLHLARHLMRVVPTHDHDASGQI from the coding sequence GTGACGAGCGATCCCACTGCTTCTCCGGCCACGCCGACGTCCCGAGAGCTGATCGGTGCTGTGAGCGGGTTCGGGCGCGGCATGCTGCGTCCTCGGCGACCGGACGAACGCCTTCTCGCCTCGATCACCGACGCCGGCCTGCCCCGAGGCGACTGCACGGTGACGGTGCGCACGATGCCTCAGGTGCCGCGCAGCCTCCCGGCCGGCGGCCTCATCGAAGGCGCGGGCCTGCTCCGGAGCGTACGCAACGCGATGACCTGCTTCATCGTCATCCACCCCGAGGCGACGTTCGTCGTCGACCCGTCCTACTGCCGCGACGCGCCCGGCCGGGTCCTGACCGAGCTCCCGGGCCTGCTTCGCCGGCTCGTGGCGCCTCCGATCGACACCGTTCCCACCGTCGACTCGCTCCGGTCGGCACAGATCCAGCCCGACTTCGCCCTCCCGACCCATGCACACTGGGACCACGTCTGCGGCCTCCTGGACCTGCCCGGCCTGCCGGTACGCCTGCGCACCATCGAGCGCGACTGGATCCTCGGCCCCGGCCGGCCTCCTGTCGGGGGAGTGCGCCCGGCGCTGACCGACGGCCGGGCGGTGGAGACGTACGACCTCGACGGCCCGCCCGTCGCGACCTTCACCGCATCCCACGACCTGTTCGGCGACAGCTCCGTCCTGCTCGTCGAGCTCGCCGGCCATACGCCGGGCAGCATCGGTGTCCTCGCCCGCACCCCGTCGGGCTGGGTCCTGATCGCCGGCGACGCCGCCTGGCACTACGACCAGGTCGACCTGATCAGACAGAAGCCCGCCTTCCCCGGAGACCTCGTCGACGAGGACCGAGACGCCGCCTTCGCCACCCTGCACCGCCTGCACCTGGCTCGTCACCTGATGCGGGTCGTCCCCACCCACGACCACGACGCGTCCGGCCAGATCTAG
- a CDS encoding DLW-39 family protein, translating to MKKIVLVLLAAAGIVLAKKKLDQSNIEKSHWADATDKVN from the coding sequence ATGAAGAAGATCGTCCTCGTACTGCTGGCCGCGGCTGGCATCGTTCTCGCCAAGAAGAAGCTCGACCAGTCGAACATCGAGAAGAGTCACTGGGCCGACGCGACCGACAAGGTGAACTGA
- a CDS encoding glycosyl hydrolase family 28 protein, whose translation MSPTVSVVTNRPPRLLIGLLSFLLVGVGANQAVAAEPAEPGTAEISIRAAQPSPNVEELDHAGRSITVVSGTTVGQLVDQVESADEEASYTFEVVDWRGEEKIAWRDRPVQDDLTTKRLDMMTTSDRLVVTDGSGATADYEVAVPGDAPYWNDETYARIQESVAANVPDPSSYATFDITSPAYAGLVRQVEVGGEAVDDYTRVFRQAIADSTAAGGGTVLVPARAEKYRTGAIQFENNVDLHVEDGATIDFLDIVTGEYYPRSLVSFEGIDYYGFSSPLYAYDKKNISITGAGKIEFSKTSQWSGDVNNTIRNWNYANTPIERRDAFSLNQKIPASLLQFNHSKNILIEGVTFGNSPFWSLNPNQCENLLVRDITTTSISSNSDGFNPESCRNVIVENNLFANQDDNISLKSGRTNNGPLRQRPAENMIIRGNIFWQGSGISVGSESAGGVHDIYVENNFYNSLHETDESDPMARLGRNIFRIKTANSLDGTFENIYFRNIAVGGMRENFFHIERVADQAMWSQTGQIGRYGTKKNVPHIRNLAMSNIFSVANRATGEVDSTFSGFIEAEISDLRPIDGLYFKDIDITSSRIDGAQNLAINNVTNLEMDDVRINDSRYDTDRSVRIEDVAVNGVAAKDGSTTSVTSDGDNGTLEVTGRVVTDIPDFENVGSVRASFDVDENFAPAELTRVGDEVRFTATLTDVGAGPHDLAVVAKNNTIPHYVVDDEIDNRKGADLVVHDVETFDLDVDGSLRGMDVRFEYAPALTPYSHVPVVMAGESARVVAAVTDAKTGEPVGDVTIGVKDQNAFGVETDGNVITMTGLTDDEIVRGNITVSVDKPGFVSKPHQFLRVLSLPDRARLDTIMPAYGSRTTYEATGGGDLAATADGVLFDSGTDVDAGQRVELAATPDPGFLLDGWKLNGVPIDQTGDSYSFTSLSEADVRVEFVVTFASLAAAVDDYVAGGQLEASQAERLHAQLSAAERFDRRGQPAQARQAMDRFAAAADDVSDDDTRAALLAAVEALKDRL comes from the coding sequence ATGAGTCCGACTGTGTCTGTCGTCACAAATCGTCCCCCGAGGCTCTTGATCGGGCTGCTCTCCTTCCTCCTCGTCGGCGTCGGCGCCAACCAAGCGGTCGCAGCAGAGCCAGCCGAGCCGGGCACTGCGGAGATCAGCATCCGTGCGGCGCAGCCGTCGCCGAACGTCGAGGAGTTGGACCACGCCGGTCGGTCGATCACGGTCGTGTCCGGAACCACGGTCGGGCAGCTCGTCGATCAGGTCGAGTCTGCTGACGAGGAGGCTTCATACACGTTCGAGGTCGTCGACTGGAGGGGCGAGGAGAAGATCGCGTGGCGGGATCGGCCGGTCCAGGACGATCTGACGACCAAGCGTCTGGACATGATGACGACCAGCGACCGGCTCGTGGTCACCGACGGCTCCGGCGCGACTGCGGACTACGAGGTCGCCGTTCCCGGCGACGCCCCGTACTGGAATGACGAGACCTACGCCCGGATCCAGGAGTCGGTCGCGGCAAATGTCCCCGATCCGTCGTCGTACGCGACCTTCGACATCACTTCACCGGCGTATGCCGGTCTGGTGCGTCAGGTGGAGGTGGGCGGCGAGGCCGTCGACGACTACACCCGGGTCTTCCGCCAGGCGATCGCCGACAGTACGGCCGCAGGAGGAGGCACGGTATTAGTTCCAGCACGGGCCGAGAAGTACCGAACCGGTGCCATCCAGTTCGAGAACAACGTCGATCTCCACGTCGAGGACGGCGCCACCATCGACTTCCTCGACATCGTCACCGGTGAGTACTACCCACGCTCGCTGGTCAGCTTCGAGGGCATCGACTACTACGGCTTCTCCTCCCCGCTCTACGCCTACGACAAGAAGAACATCAGCATCACCGGTGCCGGGAAGATCGAGTTCAGCAAAACCAGCCAGTGGTCGGGTGACGTCAACAACACGATCCGGAACTGGAACTACGCGAACACCCCGATCGAGCGCCGGGACGCTTTCAGCCTGAACCAGAAGATCCCGGCCAGTCTGCTCCAGTTCAATCACTCCAAGAACATCCTCATCGAGGGCGTGACGTTCGGGAACTCGCCGTTCTGGTCGCTGAATCCGAATCAGTGCGAGAACCTGCTGGTGCGCGACATCACGACCACCAGCATCAGCAGCAACAGCGACGGATTCAATCCGGAGTCGTGCCGCAACGTCATCGTCGAGAACAACCTGTTCGCCAATCAGGACGACAACATCTCGCTGAAGTCCGGTAGGACCAACAACGGGCCGCTGCGACAACGTCCTGCTGAGAACATGATCATCCGGGGCAACATCTTCTGGCAGGGCTCGGGGATCAGCGTGGGCAGCGAGTCCGCAGGCGGCGTCCACGACATCTACGTCGAGAACAACTTCTACAACAGCCTGCACGAAACCGACGAGTCCGACCCGATGGCGCGACTCGGCCGCAACATCTTCCGAATCAAGACAGCCAACAGCCTCGACGGCACCTTCGAGAACATCTACTTCCGCAACATCGCTGTCGGCGGCATGCGCGAGAACTTCTTCCACATCGAACGTGTCGCAGACCAAGCCATGTGGAGTCAGACCGGTCAGATCGGACGCTACGGAACCAAGAAGAACGTTCCGCACATTCGAAACCTGGCGATGTCCAACATCTTCTCGGTCGCCAACCGAGCGACCGGCGAAGTCGACAGCACCTTTTCGGGATTCATCGAGGCCGAGATCTCCGACCTCCGTCCGATCGACGGGCTGTATTTCAAGGACATCGACATCACATCGTCGCGCATCGACGGCGCCCAGAACCTGGCGATCAACAACGTCACGAACCTGGAGATGGACGACGTCCGCATCAACGACAGCAGGTACGACACCGACCGGTCGGTCCGCATCGAGGACGTCGCTGTGAACGGGGTCGCGGCGAAGGATGGTTCGACAACGTCGGTCACCTCCGACGGCGACAACGGCACCCTCGAGGTGACCGGACGCGTCGTCACCGACATCCCCGACTTCGAGAACGTGGGGTCGGTGCGGGCGTCCTTCGACGTGGACGAGAACTTCGCGCCGGCCGAGCTCACCAGGGTCGGCGACGAGGTGCGCTTCACGGCCACGCTTACCGATGTCGGCGCCGGGCCGCACGATCTCGCGGTCGTCGCCAAGAACAACACCATCCCGCACTACGTCGTGGACGACGAGATCGACAACCGGAAGGGTGCGGACCTGGTGGTGCACGACGTCGAGACGTTCGACCTCGATGTCGACGGTTCCCTGCGCGGAATGGATGTGCGATTCGAATATGCGCCCGCGCTGACGCCGTACAGCCATGTCCCCGTGGTCATGGCGGGGGAGAGCGCCCGGGTCGTCGCGGCGGTCACGGATGCGAAGACCGGCGAGCCCGTCGGCGACGTGACGATCGGCGTCAAGGATCAGAACGCCTTCGGTGTCGAGACCGACGGCAATGTCATCACGATGACGGGCCTGACCGACGATGAGATCGTCCGCGGCAACATCACCGTCAGTGTCGACAAACCGGGCTTCGTCTCCAAGCCGCATCAGTTCCTCCGGGTGCTGAGCCTCCCGGATCGGGCCAGGCTGGACACGATCATGCCGGCGTACGGCTCTCGTACGACGTACGAGGCGACCGGCGGCGGAGACTTGGCGGCGACCGCGGACGGCGTCCTGTTCGACAGCGGCACTGACGTGGACGCCGGGCAGCGGGTGGAGCTCGCGGCAACGCCCGACCCCGGCTTCCTGCTGGACGGGTGGAAACTCAACGGCGTTCCGATCGACCAAACCGGCGACAGCTACTCCTTCACCAGCCTCTCCGAGGCGGACGTACGAGTGGAGTTCGTCGTGACGTTCGCCAGCCTGGCCGCCGCGGTGGATGACTACGTCGCGGGCGGGCAGCTCGAGGCCTCTCAGGCCGAGAGGTTGCACGCACAGCTGTCCGCCGCCGAGCGGTTCGATCGACGCGGCCAGCCGGCTCAGGCCAGGCAGGCAATGGATCGGTTCGCCGCGGCCGCCGACGATGTGAGCGACGACGACACGCGTGCCGCCCTGCTCGCGGCCGTCGAAGCGCTGAAGGACCGGCTGTAG
- a CDS encoding SRPBCC domain-containing protein encodes MTETTTGPLGDVLRDGERTGLRYVRLLRHSPEKVWRALTESDGLRHWFPTDIVGERAAGARLSLPFWPEGLELAGTAEAIEELGVDPGSYVSGGELRVWDPPRTFEFTWGMDGRAELTDLLRFELEPAEDGTRLTFTTWLGGPIHNTDTAVGWHVCLDELADLLDDGPTPMSEEASALLVQRVKDRTDELRPKYATLITT; translated from the coding sequence ATGACCGAGACGACCACCGGCCCCCTGGGCGACGTGCTCCGCGACGGAGAGCGGACCGGGCTTCGCTACGTACGGCTGCTTCGCCATTCCCCGGAGAAGGTGTGGCGGGCCCTGACCGAGTCGGACGGACTGCGCCACTGGTTCCCGACCGACATCGTCGGCGAGCGCGCTGCCGGAGCGCGGCTGAGCCTGCCGTTCTGGCCCGAGGGCCTGGAGCTGGCGGGCACCGCCGAGGCGATCGAGGAGTTGGGCGTCGACCCCGGCAGCTATGTCTCGGGAGGCGAGCTGCGGGTGTGGGACCCACCCCGGACCTTCGAGTTCACCTGGGGGATGGACGGTCGCGCCGAGCTGACCGACCTGCTCCGGTTCGAGCTCGAGCCCGCGGAGGACGGCACGCGCCTCACCTTCACGACCTGGCTCGGCGGTCCTATCCACAACACCGACACCGCGGTCGGCTGGCATGTCTGCCTGGACGAGCTCGCCGACCTCCTCGACGACGGCCCGACGCCCATGTCCGAGGAGGCGTCGGCCCTCCTTGTCCAGCGGGTCAAGGACCGGACCGACGAGCTGCGACCGAAGTACGCCACCCTGATCACGACCTGA
- a CDS encoding metalloregulator ArsR/SmtB family transcription factor, whose product MPTRDIFSAIADPTRRQILDLLCQREMAVGELVETLGLAQPNVSKHLRTLGEADLVHVRIDGPRRHYRLRAERLRELEEWLAPYRRRWADRLDALERHLDQLDDPDHEEN is encoded by the coding sequence GTGCCTACCCGCGACATCTTCAGCGCGATCGCCGACCCGACCCGCCGGCAGATCCTCGACCTTCTCTGTCAGCGCGAGATGGCGGTGGGTGAGCTCGTGGAGACCCTCGGGCTCGCCCAGCCGAACGTGTCCAAGCATCTACGGACACTGGGTGAGGCGGATCTGGTGCACGTACGCATCGACGGCCCGCGCCGCCACTACCGGCTGCGCGCCGAGCGGCTCCGGGAGCTGGAGGAGTGGCTGGCGCCGTACCGCCGCAGGTGGGCCGACCGCCTGGATGCGCTCGAGCGTCACCTGGACCAGCTCGACGACCCTGACCACGAGGAGAACTGA
- a CDS encoding DUF1304 family protein yields the protein MNAVAQLSAGISALIFIAVFPFEAFFIHRPEVQRFLGIEPHGIRNVHLWSFCIGARNVLVGVGTLVGLWMVSFGDESIGVTVVATTCIYMLLASLIMGLADALGYWLPRGGSVKGTVGSAVLPAVALIAISV from the coding sequence ATGAACGCAGTCGCGCAACTCAGTGCCGGCATCTCCGCCCTGATCTTCATCGCCGTCTTCCCTTTTGAAGCCTTCTTCATCCACCGTCCCGAGGTCCAGCGGTTCCTCGGGATCGAACCGCACGGCATCCGCAACGTTCACCTGTGGTCGTTCTGCATCGGCGCCCGCAACGTTCTCGTCGGCGTCGGCACGCTCGTCGGCCTCTGGATGGTGAGCTTCGGCGACGAGTCCATCGGAGTCACCGTCGTTGCCACCACCTGCATCTACATGTTGCTCGCCTCGTTGATCATGGGGTTGGCCGACGCGCTCGGCTACTGGCTGCCACGCGGCGGCAGCGTCAAGGGCACCGTGGGCTCCGCAGTTCTGCCCGCGGTCGCGCTGATCGCGATCTCAGTCTGA